One window of the Mixophyes fleayi isolate aMixFle1 chromosome 6, aMixFle1.hap1, whole genome shotgun sequence genome contains the following:
- the LOC142160123 gene encoding uncharacterized protein LOC142160123 isoform X2, producing the protein MMENHWILTSLDGSSNRNTPERCPRPLYSQDCTEENHSIPQEYQVQYLTDIKVEDIEGEEETYVRGDQQCKEEEIPTDISTDQRKIRDTAEGYLILDPNFKIKDNITQDSTGVNLTILNTHTVSLRADTSSDPSNHEECSPDNSCIVTNSTAHTGDKIFPCSECGKSFIHQSVFVRHKRTHTNKRPFACSECGKCFAQKSHLVEHQRTHTGEKPFLCSECGKYFTQKSGLVKHQITHTGKKPFPCSECGKCFPYKSHLIIHQKTHIGEKPFPCSECDKCFLHKSHLVNHQLKHTGEKPFPCSECGKCFTHKSSLVNHQIKHTGEKPFPCSECGKCFTLKSSFLTHQRTHKSEKRSSCSVCGKCFPYKSHLVRHQRTHTGEKPFPCSECGKCFPQKSQLVRHQRTHTGEKPFPCSDCGKCFTYKSVLSIHQKMHTGEKQIQ; encoded by the exons atgatggagaatcactggatactcacatcactgg atggatccagtaacagaaataccccagagagatgtcctcgtcctctttattcacaggattgtacagaggaaaatcacagtatcccacaggagtatcag GTTCAGTACCTGACTGACATTAAGGTAGAagatatagagggagaagaagagacgtatgtgaggggtgatcagcagtgtaaggaggaggaaatccctacagatatcagcacag ATCAACGCAAAATCAGGGATACAGCGGAGGGATATCTAATTTTGGATCcaaattttaaaatcaaagataACATCACACAGGATTCTACAGGAGTAAACCTTACCATCCTAAATACACATACAGTTTCTCTCCGCGCAGATAcatcatctgatccctctaatcatGAGGAATGTTCACCTGATAACTCCTGTATTGTTACAAATAGTACAGCTCATACAGGTGACAAAATATTTCCCTGTTCTGAATGTGGTAAAAGTTTTATACATCAGTCAGTATTTGTTAGACATAAGAGAACTCACACAAATAAGAGACCATTTgcttgttctgagtgtggaaaatgttttgcacagaaatcacATCTTGTGGAACAtcaaagaactcacacaggtgagaaaccatttctgtgttctgagtgtgggaaatattttacacagaagtctggtcttgttaaacatcagataaCCCACACAGGtaagaaaccatttccatgctctgagtgtgggaaatgttttccatATAAATCACATCTTATTATACATCAGAAGACTCAcataggtgagaaaccatttccatgttctgagtgcgataaatgttttttacataaatcacatcttgttaatcATCAGCTAaaacacacaggagagaaaccatttccatgttctgagtgtgggaaatgttttacacataaatcatctCTTGTTAATCATCAGATAaaacacacaggagagaaaccatttccttgttctgagtgtgggaaatgttttacactgaaatcatcTTTTCttacacatcagagaactcacaaaAGTGAAAAACGATCTTCAtgttctgtgtgtgggaaatgttttccatataaatcacatcttgttagacatcagagaactcacacaggtgagaaaccatttccatgttctgagtgtgggaaatgctttcCACAGAAATCACAACTTGTTAGACAtcaaagaactcacacaggtgagaaaccatttccatgttctgattgtgggaaatgttttacatataaatcagtTCTTAGTATACATCAGAAAATGCACACAGGAGAAAAGCAAATTCAATGA
- the LOC142160123 gene encoding uncharacterized protein LOC142160123 isoform X1: protein MMENHWILTSLDGSSNRNTPERCPRPLYSQDCTEENHSIPQEYQVQYLTDIKVEDIEGEEETYVRGDQQCKEEEIPTDISTADQRKIRDTAEGYLILDPNFKIKDNITQDSTGVNLTILNTHTVSLRADTSSDPSNHEECSPDNSCIVTNSTAHTGDKIFPCSECGKSFIHQSVFVRHKRTHTNKRPFACSECGKCFAQKSHLVEHQRTHTGEKPFLCSECGKYFTQKSGLVKHQITHTGKKPFPCSECGKCFPYKSHLIIHQKTHIGEKPFPCSECDKCFLHKSHLVNHQLKHTGEKPFPCSECGKCFTHKSSLVNHQIKHTGEKPFPCSECGKCFTLKSSFLTHQRTHKSEKRSSCSVCGKCFPYKSHLVRHQRTHTGEKPFPCSECGKCFPQKSQLVRHQRTHTGEKPFPCSDCGKCFTYKSVLSIHQKMHTGEKQIQ, encoded by the exons atgatggagaatcactggatactcacatcactgg atggatccagtaacagaaataccccagagagatgtcctcgtcctctttattcacaggattgtacagaggaaaatcacagtatcccacaggagtatcag GTTCAGTACCTGACTGACATTAAGGTAGAagatatagagggagaagaagagacgtatgtgaggggtgatcagcagtgtaaggaggaggaaatccctacagatatcagcacag CAGATCAACGCAAAATCAGGGATACAGCGGAGGGATATCTAATTTTGGATCcaaattttaaaatcaaagataACATCACACAGGATTCTACAGGAGTAAACCTTACCATCCTAAATACACATACAGTTTCTCTCCGCGCAGATAcatcatctgatccctctaatcatGAGGAATGTTCACCTGATAACTCCTGTATTGTTACAAATAGTACAGCTCATACAGGTGACAAAATATTTCCCTGTTCTGAATGTGGTAAAAGTTTTATACATCAGTCAGTATTTGTTAGACATAAGAGAACTCACACAAATAAGAGACCATTTgcttgttctgagtgtggaaaatgttttgcacagaaatcacATCTTGTGGAACAtcaaagaactcacacaggtgagaaaccatttctgtgttctgagtgtgggaaatattttacacagaagtctggtcttgttaaacatcagataaCCCACACAGGtaagaaaccatttccatgctctgagtgtgggaaatgttttccatATAAATCACATCTTATTATACATCAGAAGACTCAcataggtgagaaaccatttccatgttctgagtgcgataaatgttttttacataaatcacatcttgttaatcATCAGCTAaaacacacaggagagaaaccatttccatgttctgagtgtgggaaatgttttacacataaatcatctCTTGTTAATCATCAGATAaaacacacaggagagaaaccatttccttgttctgagtgtgggaaatgttttacactgaaatcatcTTTTCttacacatcagagaactcacaaaAGTGAAAAACGATCTTCAtgttctgtgtgtgggaaatgttttccatataaatcacatcttgttagacatcagagaactcacacaggtgagaaaccatttccatgttctgagtgtgggaaatgctttcCACAGAAATCACAACTTGTTAGACAtcaaagaactcacacaggtgagaaaccatttccatgttctgattgtgggaaatgttttacatataaatcagtTCTTAGTATACATCAGAAAATGCACACAGGAGAAAAGCAAATTCAATGA